TCCGCCAATCAGGATTGCAATAGGAAATACATAAGCATTTCTGAGCACCAGCGTGACAATTACTGCCGCAACTGCCAGAAAAACGGTTAATTGTGAAATGAGTACCCTTTTGGCCAGGTTAAAGGCACCAAAGGCAACAATCCCCAGTGCAATGGGTTGAATATACTCCAGGATTTCCCCGAATTTCTGCTTCTGATCCCATCTGGCAAAGCTAATGGCAGCAAAAGTCATTACCGCAGCAGAAGGAAGGACCCAGATCAGGAAGCTGATGAGCGCAATTTTCAGCCCTCCTACTTTATACGCAATCCCAACCAGGGTTTGAGTAGATGCCGGACCAGGTAATACCTGTGCCAGCGCATTTAATTCCAGCAATTCCTCTTCAGAAACATACCTGACGTCTTTTACAAAGTACTTCAGCAATAAAGCGAGATGCGCCTGTGCACCACCAAAGGCAGTAAACGTAAACAAAAACACATCCCTGATAAATAGCAGTTGTCTTTTACTCAACTTAATAAAGGTTAATCGTCCTCATAATCTAAACCTGCAGCAGAATTATAAGCCCCCTGTAACTCAGAAAAGGCATGCATATCCCGTTTATTTTTTGCCACGGCCATTCCTTTCTGATAGGTGGTTATGGCTTCTTCTTTTTGCTGTTGTTTTTCGTATAATTTACCCAGATGGTAATAAGTTCCTACATAATCCGGGTGTTCTGCCGTGAGTTTCAAATAATACTCAAATGCCTTTTCTACGTCATTTGAATTGTTGTATTCGGTCGCTAAAGCGTATAGAACGAATGGATCATTGGGATCATTGGACAAAAACTCCAATAACTTTGCTAATCGGGTACTTTGCATTTTAATTCCCTGCTTTTTTAATTAGATTTGCAAAAAGACAATTTTATGAAAATATTAGTTTGTATCAGTAATGTGCCCGACACAACGACAAAAATAACTTTTACTAACGATAATACACAATTCAATACATCAGGAGTCTCATTTATTGTGAATCCATATGATGAAATTGCCTTATCAAGAGCAATTGAGCTGTGTGCCGGTGGTAAAGGAACCGTTACCGTTATCAATGTTGGAGAAAGCGTCACAGAACCAACCATAAGAAAAGCACTAGCCATCGGAGCAGACGATGCAGTCAGAATCAATGCAGATCCGAGAGATGCTTATTTCACTGCTTATCAGATCGCGGAATATGCGAAAACTACAGATTATGACATGATCCTTTGCGGTCGTGAATCCATTGATTATAACGGATCACAAGTAGCGGCAATGGTTGGTGAATTTTTAGATATCCCTTCTATCTCCATCATCAAAAAATTAGACTATGATGGAACTACTGCCACTATTGAACGCGAAATTGAGGGTGGTAAAGAAGTGGTTTCTGTAAGCGGCAAATTTATCGCAAGCTGCGCTGAAGGAACAGCTGTTGCAACCATTCCTAATATGAGAGGCATCATGTCTGCAAGATCTAAACCTCTTCAGGTTGTTGAAGCTAAGGAAATAGCACAAATCAGTAAAGTAAAACAGTTTGACACTCCTCCTCCACGCGGAGCGGTTAAATTGGTTCCTGCAGAAGAAACAGAAAAGCTAATCGGCCTTCTTCATTCAGAAGCGAAAGTTATCTAAGTTTCCTATTTCACAGTTTAAAAAAATTATTTAATAAAGATCTTATGTCAGTTTTAGTATATGTAGAACAAGTCGATGGTAAGTTTAAGAAATCTGTTTTCGAAGCAGTATCTTACGCAAAATCCATTGCAGATATACAAGGAAGTAATTTAACCGCGATATCTATTGGTAATGTTGGAGAAGGTGAACTTAAAGAACTTGGTAAATACGGAGCCTCTAAAGTATTAAATGTTTCCAATGACCAGTTAAAAACCTTCGTTAATCAGGCTTATGCCTCGGTTATTGCCGAAGCCGCGAAAAAAGAAAATGCAGATGTAGTGGTTTTATCCAACTCTTTCTCCGGAAAAGGTCTGGCACCGCGTATTGCTGTAAAACTGGAAGCAGGATTAGTAGACGGTGCAGTAGAATTGCCTAAATTAGACGGAGGTCAGTTTCTAGTAAAGAAAACTGCTTTCTCAGGTAAGGCATTTGCCATCACTGAATTGACTTCCGCAACGAAAGTTATTGCTTTAAACCCGAATGCATTTGGCGTAAAGGAATCTGCAGTTGATGCAGCTGTTGAGGCATTCAGTCCTGAAATCAAAACCACAGATTTCAGTGCAATCGTTAAAGAAATTGTAAGGGCAACCAATAAAGTTTCTCTACCTGATGCAGAGCTGGTTGTTTCTGCAGGAAGAGGCTTGAAAAGTCCGGACAACTGGGGAATGATCGAAGAGCTGGCTAATTTATTAGGTGCAGCTACTGCTTGTTCCAAACCGGTATCTGATGCAGACTGGAGACCACATTCTGAGCACGTTGGCCAGACAGGAATTGCCATCAGCCCGAACTTATATATCGCTATCGGTATTTCAGGAGCCATTCAGCATTTAGCAGGTGTAAGTTCTTCGAAAGTTATTGTAGTGATCAATATAGATCCTGAAGCCCCTTTCTTCAAAGTAGCAGACTACGGAATCGTTGGTGATGCCTTCGTAGTAGTACCCAAATTAATTGAAGCTTTAAAAGCACATAAAGGTTAATTAAATACCCGGCGGAAACCTTGGTTTTGGCCGGGTATTATTTAATATGAAAAAAGTAAAACTCGACATTATTGGTTTGTCCTACAGCCAAACCCAATCAGGAGCATACGCCCTGGTACTTGGTGAAGTAAATGGCAGAAGACGTTTACCGATTATTATTGGTGCGTTTGAAGCACAAGCTATTGCCATAGAAATTGAGAAAATGGTCCCTAGTCGGCCTTTAACTCATGACCTCTTTA
This region of Pedobacter steynii genomic DNA includes:
- a CDS encoding tetratricopeptide repeat protein, whose amino-acid sequence is MQSTRLAKLLEFLSNDPNDPFVLYALATEYNNSNDVEKAFEYYLKLTAEHPDYVGTYYHLGKLYEKQQQKEEAITTYQKGMAVAKNKRDMHAFSELQGAYNSAAGLDYEDD
- a CDS encoding electron transfer flavoprotein subunit beta/FixA family protein — translated: MKILVCISNVPDTTTKITFTNDNTQFNTSGVSFIVNPYDEIALSRAIELCAGGKGTVTVINVGESVTEPTIRKALAIGADDAVRINADPRDAYFTAYQIAEYAKTTDYDMILCGRESIDYNGSQVAAMVGEFLDIPSISIIKKLDYDGTTATIEREIEGGKEVVSVSGKFIASCAEGTAVATIPNMRGIMSARSKPLQVVEAKEIAQISKVKQFDTPPPRGAVKLVPAEETEKLIGLLHSEAKVI
- a CDS encoding electron transfer flavoprotein subunit alpha/FixB family protein, which codes for MSVLVYVEQVDGKFKKSVFEAVSYAKSIADIQGSNLTAISIGNVGEGELKELGKYGASKVLNVSNDQLKTFVNQAYASVIAEAAKKENADVVVLSNSFSGKGLAPRIAVKLEAGLVDGAVELPKLDGGQFLVKKTAFSGKAFAITELTSATKVIALNPNAFGVKESAVDAAVEAFSPEIKTTDFSAIVKEIVRATNKVSLPDAELVVSAGRGLKSPDNWGMIEELANLLGAATACSKPVSDADWRPHSEHVGQTGIAISPNLYIAIGISGAIQHLAGVSSSKVIVVINIDPEAPFFKVADYGIVGDAFVVVPKLIEALKAHKG